One part of the Neodiprion virginianus isolate iyNeoVirg1 chromosome 3, iyNeoVirg1.1, whole genome shotgun sequence genome encodes these proteins:
- the LOC124300866 gene encoding uncharacterized protein LOC124300866 codes for MESSFLRESLLFLALICSVLSATIMEDSEIESITGTREPETVSTTELTSGVATTVQSFRESRWYRPGGLARGGDDHDDHDDMLDYHDAHDEHHEEKAMVEGKEDYWGGYYDFLINEGSYKFWAVFQLGTAALLIYSGFAALYYAKVNPSTDEDYEDYFLRRRRSIYRPPQERTFLGLSPEAFQRILDAVAREFY; via the exons ATGGAATCAAGTTTTCTGCGCGAATCGCTCCTGTTTCTGGCTTTGATCTGTTCGGTACTGTCAGCGACGATCATGGAAGATTCAGAAATCGAGTCAATAACGGGTACCAGAGAACCGGAAACAGTTTCAACGACGGAATTGACGTCCGGAGTCGCGACTACCGTCCAGTCCTTCAG AGAATCGCGATGGTATCGACCAGGCGGACTCGCGAGAGGAGGCGACGATCACGACGATCACGACGACATGCTGGATTATCACGATGCCCATGATGAACACCACGAGGAAAAGGCCATGGTCGAGGGGAAGGAGGATTACTGGGGAGGTTACTACGACTTTCTCATTAACGAGGGAAGCTACAAATTCTGGGCCGTATTCCAG CTTGGAACAGCGGCGTTGCTGATTTACAGCGGTTTCGCAGCTTTGTACTACGCGAAGGTAAATCCATCGACGGACGAGGACTACGAGGATTACTTCCTGCGGAGACGTCGATCGATCTATCGACCCCCTCAAGAAAGGACTTTCCTCGGTCTGAGTCCCGAGGCTTTTCAAAGGATACTGGACGCGGTGGCGAGGGAATTTTACTGA